The following are encoded together in the Parabacteroides chongii genome:
- a CDS encoding TetR/AcrR family transcriptional regulator has product MDTEEVITMENRILEAAKIVFVRKGYEATKMGDVAAEAGIGRTALHYYYRTKDMLFDAIFDQLMDSLLPDLGIIIDEKLPFLEKLPKIIKRYVNTLQKNPLFPIFVLNELQRDPEHIYHSVLKDLPRIEPIMHLHAQLVDEMERGMIKKMPLYYMATTLVSLLIFPMLIRNPVTAIFMDGNVGEYDKFLQERIPFVTDIMIRLLTPDDHTQNK; this is encoded by the coding sequence ATGGATACAGAAGAAGTAATCACAATGGAGAACCGAATCCTGGAAGCGGCAAAGATAGTCTTTGTGAGGAAAGGATACGAAGCGACAAAGATGGGTGACGTGGCTGCCGAGGCAGGAATCGGGCGTACGGCTTTACATTATTATTATCGCACGAAGGATATGCTGTTCGATGCGATTTTCGACCAGTTGATGGACAGCCTGCTGCCTGACCTGGGTATTATTATTGATGAGAAACTCCCTTTTCTGGAGAAGCTGCCGAAGATTATCAAACGGTATGTGAATACGCTGCAGAAAAATCCTTTATTCCCGATTTTCGTCTTAAACGAATTACAGCGGGACCCCGAACACATCTATCACTCGGTGTTGAAAGATCTGCCACGGATAGAGCCGATCATGCATCTGCATGCTCAACTGGTGGACGAAATGGAGAGAGGCATGATAAAGAAAATGCCGCTGTATTATATGGCAACGACCCTGGTCAGCCTGCTGATTTTTCCGATGCTGATACGAAATCCTGTTACTGCTATATTTATGGATGGCAATGTCGGGGAATATGATAAGTTCCTGCAGGAACGTATCCCTTTCGTTACCGATATAATGATCCGGCTGTTGACACCGGACGATCATACACAAAATAAATAA
- a CDS encoding TolC family protein gives MKRICVILFLCFLLLPGSMKGQEKITLAQCYEWARANYPQIRQYGLIGQTEQYNLSNAVKGWLPQVTVNAKATYQSDVTQLPFDADKLSAVMPGLEIPTLSKDQYQVVAELNQNIWDGGTIHTSRQLTKAQAIADREQLESDLYTLNDRVNQLYFGCLLQEELIRQNVLLQKELQINIDRITAMMANGVANLSDRESMEVELLNARQKEIELKASRVAFGRMLSTMIGKPYDPNRILEVPNVPGNPLSGEINRPELKALDAKSYLLELQNKQITSGLMPRIGAFVQGGYGRPGLNMLEDSFDPFYIAGVRLSWNMGKLYTLKNDRRKVATTLQQVEVQRETFLFNTSLQLMQQNTEIQKISDLMKADNEIIRLRTSIKKAAEVKLENGVISVTDLIREINAEDMAKQTAAAHRIQHLNAVYNYMYTTNNE, from the coding sequence ATGAAACGGATTTGTGTAATTCTATTTTTATGTTTTCTCCTGTTGCCGGGTAGCATGAAAGGGCAGGAGAAGATTACTTTGGCGCAGTGCTACGAATGGGCACGGGCTAATTATCCCCAGATACGCCAGTACGGGCTGATCGGGCAGACCGAGCAGTATAATCTGTCGAATGCCGTCAAGGGCTGGTTGCCTCAGGTAACGGTGAATGCGAAAGCGACTTATCAGAGTGATGTGACCCAGCTCCCGTTCGATGCGGACAAACTGTCGGCTGTCATGCCGGGACTGGAAATACCGACATTGAGCAAAGACCAGTATCAGGTTGTTGCCGAACTGAACCAGAATATATGGGACGGCGGCACGATCCATACTTCCCGCCAACTGACCAAGGCACAGGCTATAGCAGATCGGGAACAATTGGAAAGCGACCTCTATACCTTGAACGATCGGGTGAACCAACTTTATTTCGGTTGTCTACTTCAGGAGGAACTGATCCGCCAGAATGTGTTGCTGCAGAAAGAACTACAGATTAATATCGATCGTATAACGGCGATGATGGCTAATGGAGTTGCCAACCTGTCCGACCGCGAGAGCATGGAAGTGGAACTATTGAATGCCCGCCAGAAGGAAATCGAACTGAAAGCCTCCCGTGTCGCTTTCGGCAGGATGCTGAGTACGATGATAGGGAAGCCTTATGATCCGAACAGGATACTGGAGGTGCCGAACGTGCCGGGTAATCCGTTATCCGGAGAAATAAATCGTCCCGAACTGAAGGCGTTGGATGCTAAAAGTTATTTGCTGGAATTGCAGAACAAGCAGATCACAAGTGGTTTGATGCCGCGTATCGGTGCATTTGTCCAGGGCGGATACGGCAGACCGGGACTGAATATGCTGGAGGATAGCTTTGATCCGTTCTATATAGCGGGTGTGCGCCTTTCCTGGAATATGGGTAAACTATATACATTAAAGAATGATCGTCGCAAAGTCGCAACCACACTGCAGCAGGTAGAAGTACAGCGTGAGACTTTCCTCTTCAATACCTCTCTGCAGTTGATGCAGCAGAATACGGAGATACAGAAGATTTCCGACCTGATGAAAGCGGACAATGAAATAATCCGTCTCCGCACCAGTATCAAGAAAGCGGCAGAAGTGAAGCTGGAGAACGGGGTCATTTCCGTTACCGACCTGATCCGTGAGATCAATGCGGAAGATATGGCAAAGCAGACGGCGGCGGCCCATCGCATCCAACATCTGAATGCGGTTTATAATTATATGTATACGACGAATAATGAATAA
- a CDS encoding HlyD family secretion protein, with product MKSNMKRLSSYTLIATVLLSLAACNRGDGNFDATGTFEATEILVSSEANGKIMELNIEEGDRLDAGAMVGYIDSTQLYLKKMQLSAGLRSVDIRKPDIRKQIAALEQQIATARTEQQRMENLVKAKAGNQKQVDDIVNNIKYLQKQLDAQYSTLNKTTGGADAEAESILYQIMQLDDQLQKSRIVTPQAGTVLVKYAEPGEVTAAGKPLYKIADTDLLYLRAYITADQLSKLKQGQTVRVFADYGADEQREYPGTITWISDKSEFTPKGIQTKDERANLVYAIKIAVKNDGYLKIGQYGETVFN from the coding sequence ATGAAAAGTAATATGAAACGATTGAGTTCTTACACTTTGATAGCAACTGTACTATTGAGCCTTGCTGCATGCAACAGGGGAGATGGCAACTTCGACGCGACGGGTACGTTTGAAGCAACGGAGATTCTGGTGTCTTCCGAGGCAAACGGCAAGATCATGGAACTGAATATAGAGGAAGGCGACCGGCTGGATGCCGGGGCAATGGTCGGATATATCGACAGTACCCAGTTATATCTGAAAAAGATGCAGCTTTCGGCAGGTTTACGCTCGGTGGATATTCGTAAACCGGATATCCGTAAACAGATCGCAGCTCTGGAGCAGCAGATCGCTACTGCCCGTACGGAACAGCAGCGAATGGAGAACCTGGTAAAGGCAAAAGCCGGCAACCAAAAACAGGTGGACGACATCGTAAATAATATCAAATATCTGCAGAAGCAACTCGATGCGCAGTATTCCACCCTGAATAAAACGACCGGTGGAGCGGATGCCGAAGCAGAAAGCATCCTTTATCAGATCATGCAGCTCGACGATCAGTTACAAAAAAGCCGCATCGTAACTCCCCAGGCGGGAACGGTCCTTGTCAAATATGCAGAACCGGGTGAAGTGACGGCTGCCGGCAAGCCTTTGTATAAAATAGCCGATACCGACCTGCTTTATCTCCGGGCTTATATCACAGCCGACCAGCTTTCAAAATTGAAACAGGGTCAGACTGTCCGTGTCTTTGCCGATTACGGAGCGGATGAACAGCGCGAATATCCGGGAACGATCACTTGGATATCCGATAAGTCGGAGTTTACCCCTAAAGGGATCCAAACGAAAGATGAACGTGCCAACCTGGTTTATGCCATCAAGATTGCTGTTAAGAATGACGGCTATCTCAAGATCGGGCAATACGGGGAAACGGTGTTTAATTAA
- a CDS encoding ABC transporter ATP-binding protein: MNNEVRIEGIFRNYGNVEALQDISLDIHSGELFGLIGPDGAGKTTLFRILTTLLLADKGKATVCGLDVVRDYKEIRTMVGYMPGRFSLYQDLTVEENLNFFATVFNTTIAENYELVRDIYVQIEPFKNRKAGKLSGGMKQKLALCCALIHRPEVLFLDEPTTGVDPVSRVEFWEMLDRLKKQGITILVSTPYMDEASRCDRIALMRSGRCLSVDTPAGIRASFGRQLWIVRSAAMYKLLVDLRAFPGTYSCYAFGDAHHLTLKEDGREMDALKQYLKGKGYTDVTIEPVMPSVEDCFMAL, from the coding sequence ATGAACAACGAAGTGCGGATAGAAGGAATCTTCAGGAACTACGGCAATGTGGAAGCTTTGCAGGATATTTCCCTGGATATACATTCGGGAGAACTGTTTGGGCTGATCGGACCGGACGGGGCAGGGAAGACGACTTTGTTCCGTATCCTGACGACTTTGCTGTTGGCGGATAAGGGAAAAGCAACCGTTTGCGGACTGGATGTCGTTCGTGATTATAAGGAGATCCGTACGATGGTCGGTTATATGCCCGGTCGCTTCTCCCTATATCAGGACCTGACGGTAGAGGAGAACCTGAACTTCTTCGCTACGGTATTCAATACGACAATAGCTGAGAATTATGAACTGGTTCGTGACATATACGTTCAGATAGAACCGTTCAAGAACCGGAAAGCCGGAAAGTTATCCGGTGGTATGAAGCAAAAGCTGGCATTGTGCTGTGCATTGATCCATCGTCCGGAGGTGCTCTTTTTGGATGAACCGACAACGGGTGTCGATCCGGTTTCGCGTGTGGAGTTTTGGGAGATGCTGGACCGACTGAAGAAACAAGGTATTACCATCCTGGTTTCTACACCTTATATGGATGAGGCTTCCCGCTGTGACCGTATAGCATTGATGCGTTCCGGCCGGTGTTTGTCCGTCGATACGCCGGCAGGTATCCGTGCTTCCTTTGGCAGGCAGCTGTGGATTGTCCGCTCGGCAGCTATGTATAAGCTGTTGGTCGACCTGCGGGCTTTTCCCGGTACTTATTCCTGCTATGCCTTTGGGGATGCGCATCATCTGACATTAAAAGAGGATGGGCGTGAGATGGATGCACTGAAGCAGTATCTGAAAGGAAAGGGATATACCGATGTGACGATAGAACCGGTGATGCCTAGTGTGGAAGATTGCTTCATGGCTTTGTGA
- a CDS encoding ABC transporter ATP-binding protein, with product MNVIETNNLTKRFGNFTAVDHISFEVGEGEIFGFLGANGAGKTTAMRMLCGLSTPTSGEARVAGFDVYKETEQIKRHIGYMSQKFSLYGDLKVWENIRLYGGIYGLSEKKLAEKTDELLEVLDLESERDTLVDALPLGWKQKLAFSVAIIHEPRVVFLDEPTGGVDPVTRRQFWELIYQAAERNITVFVTTHYMDEAEYCNRVSIMVDGKIEALDSPAALKSSFHVDNMNDVFHALARKAKRGE from the coding sequence ATGAACGTAATAGAAACAAACAACCTGACGAAGCGCTTCGGAAACTTTACGGCAGTAGACCATATAAGTTTTGAGGTAGGAGAGGGAGAGATATTCGGTTTCCTCGGTGCCAATGGTGCCGGTAAGACCACTGCTATGCGTATGCTTTGCGGGTTGTCGACTCCTACTTCCGGCGAGGCCCGTGTCGCAGGTTTCGATGTATATAAGGAGACAGAACAGATTAAACGTCATATCGGCTATATGAGTCAGAAGTTTTCTCTGTACGGTGATCTGAAAGTGTGGGAGAATATTCGCTTGTACGGTGGAATCTACGGCCTTTCAGAGAAAAAGCTGGCAGAGAAAACGGATGAGTTGCTTGAGGTGCTGGATCTCGAATCCGAACGGGATACGCTGGTTGATGCACTCCCTTTGGGATGGAAGCAGAAGCTTGCCTTCTCTGTAGCTATCATCCACGAGCCCCGTGTCGTCTTTTTGGATGAACCGACCGGAGGTGTCGATCCGGTTACCCGCCGTCAGTTCTGGGAACTGATCTATCAGGCGGCGGAGCGGAATATCACTGTTTTTGTCACTACCCACTATATGGATGAAGCCGAATATTGCAACCGGGTATCTATCATGGTTGACGGAAAGATCGAAGCGCTGGACAGTCCGGCTGCCTTGAAGTCTTCTTTCCATGTGGATAATATGAACGACGTTTTCCATGCCCTGGCACGAAAAGCGAAAAGAGGAGAATAG
- a CDS encoding ABC transporter permease — MKQFLSFIQKEFYHIFRDKRTMLIILVMPIVQILLFGYAITTEIKSVPIAIFDQSRDEVTTKIGAHLAASEYFELYKMIDSQSEAESLFKQGKVKMVIVFPPQYASSPDAEVQLLADATDPNEATQLTSYATVVIQQERAQLIVDSGQLTDIGSDEKLSTVNRQLSTGIFPVTHLLYNPTMKGAYNFVPGVMGLILILICALMTSVGIVKEKEMGTMEILLVSPMKPVYIILAKAIPYLLLSIVNVATILFLSYFLLGVPIAGSLTLLVAVSILYALVSLCLGLLISTIADTQQAAMLISAMVLMLPVILLSGMMFPIENMPDILQWISNIVPAKWYIIAVKDIMIKGLGAGAILKEVGILLFMVVFLVILSVKRFKIRL, encoded by the coding sequence ATGAAACAATTTTTATCTTTTATACAAAAGGAATTTTATCACATCTTCCGTGATAAACGGACCATGCTGATCATTCTGGTTATGCCTATCGTCCAGATATTACTTTTCGGGTATGCCATAACGACGGAAATCAAGAGCGTGCCGATCGCTATATTTGATCAGAGCCGCGATGAGGTTACGACAAAGATCGGCGCCCATCTGGCAGCCAGCGAATATTTCGAGCTTTATAAAATGATCGACAGCCAGTCGGAAGCCGAATCGCTTTTCAAGCAGGGTAAAGTGAAAATGGTTATTGTTTTTCCGCCCCAATATGCTTCTTCGCCGGATGCGGAAGTACAACTGCTGGCGGATGCGACCGACCCGAATGAAGCGACTCAGTTGACATCGTATGCGACTGTTGTGATACAACAGGAGAGGGCTCAGTTGATAGTTGACAGTGGACAGTTGACAGATATAGGAAGCGACGAGAAACTGTCAACTGTCAACCGTCAACTGTCAACTGGAATATTCCCCGTCACTCATCTGCTTTATAATCCGACAATGAAGGGAGCTTACAATTTTGTACCGGGCGTGATGGGATTGATCCTGATACTGATCTGTGCGTTGATGACCTCGGTCGGCATTGTAAAGGAGAAAGAGATGGGGACGATGGAGATATTGCTGGTTTCTCCGATGAAGCCGGTTTATATCATTTTAGCCAAAGCAATACCCTATCTGTTGCTGAGTATAGTCAATGTGGCAACAATCCTCTTTTTGTCCTATTTCCTGTTGGGAGTGCCGATTGCCGGAAGCCTGACCCTCCTGGTGGCTGTATCCATACTGTATGCATTGGTTTCCCTTTGTTTGGGCTTGCTGATCTCTACGATTGCCGATACGCAACAGGCAGCTATGCTGATCAGTGCGATGGTGCTGATGCTGCCGGTGATCCTGCTTAGCGGAATGATGTTCCCGATAGAGAATATGCCCGATATATTGCAATGGATCTCTAATATCGTACCGGCCAAATGGTATATCATAGCCGTGAAGGATATCATGATCAAAGGGCTGGGTGCCGGGGCTATACTAAAAGAGGTGGGGATATTGTTATTTATGGTCGTATTCCTGGTGATTCTGAGTGTAAAACGTTTTAAGATTCGTTTATAA
- a CDS encoding ABC transporter permease has translation MRTLRYLLEKEFKQIKRDRFLPRIIFWVPLMQLIILPFAANFEMRNINLGVIDNDHSVLSAQLIEKVVASGYFRLTNVSDSYGQGITSIESNESDLLLEIPVNFEQQLGREGAVDVLIAANAVNGTKGGMGSSYLSQIIQDFNQEKGFTSGLQSGGIRSTSLFNPHLNYKNYMVPGIMVFLLTIIGGFLSALNIVSEKEKGTIEQINVTPVPKTLFLLSKLIPFWIIGFILLTIGVIVAWVVYGLLPVGNIGIIYLFAAVYLIAFTGLGLAISSISSTQQQAMFTAFFFLIIFALLSGLFTPISSMPQWAQNITLFNPVRYFVEVMRMVYLKGSQFTDLTGHFVIVCLFALFFNVLAVASYRKK, from the coding sequence ATGAGAACATTACGATATTTATTGGAGAAAGAGTTTAAGCAGATCAAGCGTGACCGTTTCCTGCCTCGTATCATCTTTTGGGTTCCGTTGATGCAGCTGATCATCCTGCCTTTTGCAGCGAATTTTGAAATGCGCAATATCAATTTGGGGGTGATAGACAATGATCATTCTGTCCTGTCTGCCCAATTGATCGAGAAGGTCGTTGCTTCCGGTTATTTCCGCCTGACGAATGTTTCGGATAGTTACGGCCAGGGTATAACCTCTATCGAAAGCAACGAATCGGATTTGCTTCTGGAGATTCCTGTGAACTTTGAGCAGCAACTGGGGCGGGAAGGTGCAGTGGATGTGCTGATTGCCGCCAATGCCGTGAACGGGACAAAAGGAGGCATGGGAAGTTCTTATCTCTCGCAGATCATTCAGGATTTTAATCAGGAGAAAGGTTTTACTTCCGGCTTGCAATCCGGTGGAATACGTTCTACGAGTCTTTTCAATCCGCATCTGAATTACAAGAATTACATGGTTCCGGGGATTATGGTCTTTTTGCTGACTATCATCGGAGGTTTCCTTTCTGCACTGAACATTGTCAGTGAGAAGGAGAAAGGCACGATCGAGCAGATCAACGTGACACCAGTGCCTAAGACACTGTTCCTTCTGTCGAAGCTGATCCCTTTTTGGATCATCGGTTTTATTCTTCTGACGATCGGGGTCATTGTTGCCTGGGTTGTTTACGGTTTGTTGCCTGTCGGTAATATCGGCATCATCTATTTGTTTGCGGCGGTTTACCTGATTGCTTTTACCGGTCTGGGACTAGCCATTTCTTCTATTTCCTCCACCCAGCAGCAGGCAATGTTTACGGCTTTCTTCTTTCTGATTATCTTTGCATTGTTAAGCGGTCTTTTTACACCTATCAGTAGTATGCCGCAATGGGCACAGAATATAACTTTGTTCAATCCTGTGCGTTATTTTGTGGAAGTGATGCGTATGGTTTACCTGAAAGGCAGCCAGTTTACTGATTTAACAGGACATTTTGTGATCGTATGCTTGTTTGCTCTTTTCTTTAATGTACTGGCGGTAGCTAGTTATAGGAAGAAATAA
- a CDS encoding IclR family transcriptional regulator, whose protein sequence is MESVIPNMEKGEENYKVPNLEKGIAVLEYLSLHPQGEALQDIKNKLDISQTTAYRILNTLVRLDYLNYNEDTKRYKLSRKLLTLGFRSLNEHNLLETVLPCLRDLRDKVGETACFGVLGDQKGIFIEQAQGHHTFRFVLSPGKPFELHCSAPGKAIMAYLPNTVRDRYLSYMTFEKYNARTITTREAYLEELEKVRKLGYAMDNEEELNGVICVGAPIFNYTGYPCGAIWISGPKDRLTKEIFRSTVANIKEVAQNISGELGYSKTQKNNNIP, encoded by the coding sequence ATGGAAAGCGTTATTCCAAATATGGAAAAAGGTGAAGAGAATTATAAGGTGCCGAATCTGGAAAAAGGGATAGCGGTGCTTGAATATCTTTCGCTCCATCCGCAAGGTGAGGCGCTTCAGGATATTAAAAACAAGCTGGATATTTCACAGACTACCGCTTACCGTATTTTGAATACATTGGTTCGTTTGGATTACCTTAACTATAATGAAGACACAAAGCGATACAAGTTATCGAGAAAATTGTTAACTTTGGGCTTCAGATCGTTGAATGAACATAATTTGTTGGAGACAGTATTGCCTTGTTTGCGCGATTTGCGTGATAAAGTGGGTGAGACTGCCTGTTTTGGTGTATTAGGAGATCAAAAGGGTATTTTTATAGAACAAGCGCAGGGACATCATACGTTCCGTTTTGTATTATCACCGGGAAAACCATTCGAGCTGCATTGTTCAGCACCCGGAAAAGCGATTATGGCTTATCTGCCAAACACGGTCCGCGACCGTTATTTGTCGTATATGACATTTGAGAAGTATAATGCGCGGACAATAACTACCCGGGAAGCCTATCTGGAGGAACTGGAAAAAGTCCGTAAGTTAGGTTATGCTATGGATAATGAAGAAGAATTGAATGGAGTTATATGTGTTGGCGCTCCTATATTTAATTATACAGGATATCCTTGTGGGGCGATTTGGATATCCGGACCCAAAGACAGGCTGACAAAAGAGATATTCCGTTCGACGGTTGCGAATATCAAGGAGGTGGCACAAAACATCTCAGGAGAATTAGGATATAGTAAAACACAAAAAAATAACAACATACCATGA
- a CDS encoding YncE family protein, with amino-acid sequence MKAKKYILKTSLMACFVSCCVSLASADNPPFFTTDIKLNNKGEMFLTEKGVKRVDIFSPDGKLLHSYPMDEIPTGILVDGDKAYVTTFEETGKLQILLLESGRIEAAIPTGSGACHPMFGPDKKAIYVCNQFDNSVSEVDPVNHKVLRKVKVLREPKSAVFSKDGKYMYVTNFLPAQRADLDYVAACVSVIEMDGFTKVKDIKLANGSNALRGICITPDGKYVYVSHNLGRFAVPTSQLQQGWMNTSAFSIIDTEKQEFVGAVVVDEPERGAAGIWSIDCDNDHIYISHSGTHEVSVIDHPALREKFEAYPNKAVLDYDLNFLYGIRERIPLQGNGPRSMVLTDGKLIIPTYFADVLNVMDINTREITATELNPGRTESDINKGEKYFNDASHCFQNWQSCNGCHPGDARTDGMNWDLMNDGVGNSKNCKSMLFSHVTPPNMISGIRAHAEIAVRAGYNFIQFFDISEEDAVCVDEYLKALRPVPSPLLVNGELSDLAKEGRKVFEKLKCGECHSGPYYTDMKYHRIGEDVEFEKGWDTPTLREVWRTAPYLFDGRAATMEEVFEVHKHGIDKKVSKKDIEALVEYVNSL; translated from the coding sequence ATGAAAGCTAAGAAATACATATTAAAAACTTCGTTAATGGCTTGCTTTGTCAGTTGCTGTGTCTCATTGGCATCGGCTGACAATCCTCCGTTTTTTACGACCGATATAAAACTGAATAATAAAGGAGAAATGTTTCTGACCGAGAAAGGTGTGAAGCGGGTTGATATTTTTTCTCCTGACGGCAAATTGTTGCATTCTTATCCCATGGACGAAATACCGACCGGTATCCTGGTTGATGGCGACAAGGCGTATGTGACAACTTTTGAAGAGACCGGAAAGCTGCAGATACTGTTATTGGAGTCGGGCAGGATAGAAGCTGCTATCCCTACAGGATCGGGAGCTTGCCATCCGATGTTCGGACCGGACAAGAAGGCTATTTATGTATGTAACCAGTTTGATAACAGTGTATCGGAAGTTGATCCTGTCAATCATAAAGTATTGCGCAAGGTAAAAGTATTGCGTGAACCGAAGTCCGCCGTGTTCAGCAAGGACGGTAAATATATGTACGTAACCAATTTCCTTCCGGCACAGCGTGCGGACCTGGATTATGTGGCTGCCTGTGTTTCCGTGATCGAAATGGATGGTTTTACCAAAGTAAAAGATATTAAGCTGGCTAACGGTAGTAATGCTTTGCGTGGCATTTGTATTACACCGGACGGAAAGTATGTTTATGTTTCTCACAACCTCGGACGTTTTGCCGTGCCGACTTCACAGTTGCAACAGGGCTGGATGAATACAAGTGCTTTCAGTATCATTGATACGGAAAAGCAGGAATTTGTCGGTGCCGTTGTTGTCGACGAGCCGGAAAGAGGTGCTGCCGGTATCTGGAGTATCGATTGTGATAACGACCATATTTATATATCTCATTCGGGAACGCACGAAGTCAGTGTGATCGATCACCCGGCTTTGCGTGAGAAGTTTGAAGCATATCCCAATAAAGCTGTATTGGATTATGACCTGAACTTCCTGTATGGTATTCGCGAACGTATTCCTTTGCAGGGCAACGGTCCGCGTTCGATGGTACTTACCGATGGAAAGTTGATCATTCCTACTTATTTTGCGGATGTCCTGAACGTGATGGATATAAACACACGGGAAATCACTGCTACGGAGCTGAATCCGGGACGTACTGAATCCGATATCAATAAAGGGGAAAAGTATTTCAATGATGCCTCCCACTGTTTCCAGAACTGGCAGAGCTGTAACGGCTGCCATCCGGGTGATGCGCGTACGGACGGTATGAACTGGGATTTGATGAATGACGGTGTTGGTAATTCCAAGAATTGCAAGAGCATGTTGTTTAGCCATGTGACACCTCCGAATATGATCTCCGGTATCCGTGCCCATGCAGAGATTGCTGTACGTGCAGGATATAATTTCATTCAGTTCTTTGATATTTCTGAAGAAGATGCCGTCTGTGTGGATGAATATCTGAAAGCATTGCGTCCGGTACCAAGTCCTCTTTTGGTAAATGGAGAACTGTCGGATCTGGCAAAAGAAGGACGCAAGGTGTTTGAAAAACTGAAATGTGGCGAATGTCATAGCGGACCTTATTATACAGATATGAAATATCATCGCATTGGTGAAGATGTTGAATTTGAAAAGGGATGGGATACTCCGACTTTAAGGGAAGTTTGGCGTACGGCTCCTTATCTTTTCGATGGCCGTGCAGCTACGATGGAAGAAGTCTTTGAAGTGCACAAACATGGAATCGATAAGAAAGTGTCCAAGAAAGATATTGAGGCTTTGGTTGAATATGTAAATTCACTCTAA
- a CDS encoding endoribonuclease L-PSP, with protein MNYCDKIHYNIYSTEKAGFEIMVDKLLAQLPRDKQIFRLAFFGTPSDNEQYVSRRIILRERVRKYYGNHEPVLTYVSQPPLNGGLVLEAHMYTPDEGDHITYKHIGAFPYVLLENGSGRFLFAGGFHGDVINFGIEQQSKEVFKLVSDLLRKEGFPINSIIRQWNYIEQITKFDGEDQHYQIFNNARSDYYAMTTWENGYPAATGIGANLGGILVDLDAALFSNPDCYATPIDNKLQVAAHAYSEGVLEAAHCKKTTPKFERAKSMTFGDRELVYISGTAAIRGEESLIGVGLDRQLHITMENIAELIGEAKLKMLRVYLKDKSFYEESERLLNAYGLNIPISYMWADVCRDELLIEIEGIAVL; from the coding sequence ATGAATTATTGCGATAAGATACACTATAACATTTATTCTACGGAGAAGGCGGGTTTTGAAATAATGGTAGATAAGCTATTAGCTCAATTACCGCGTGACAAACAAATATTCAGGTTGGCCTTTTTCGGCACACCGAGTGATAATGAACAATATGTTTCACGTCGTATCATACTGCGTGAGAGGGTACGTAAATATTATGGGAACCATGAGCCGGTATTGACTTATGTCTCTCAGCCTCCGTTGAACGGTGGGCTGGTATTGGAAGCTCATATGTATACACCGGATGAAGGTGACCATATAACCTATAAACATATCGGGGCATTCCCGTATGTGTTGCTGGAAAATGGCAGTGGCCGTTTCCTGTTTGCCGGTGGTTTCCATGGCGATGTTATTAATTTTGGTATCGAGCAGCAGTCGAAGGAAGTGTTCAAGCTGGTATCCGACTTGTTGAGAAAGGAAGGTTTCCCTATTAACAGTATCATCCGTCAGTGGAATTATATCGAGCAGATCACGAAATTTGATGGGGAAGACCAGCATTACCAGATATTCAATAATGCCCGTAGCGACTATTATGCTATGACGACTTGGGAGAACGGCTATCCGGCAGCAACAGGTATCGGTGCAAACCTGGGAGGTATATTGGTTGATCTGGATGCAGCCTTGTTCTCGAATCCGGATTGCTATGCAACACCGATCGATAACAAATTGCAAGTAGCTGCCCATGCTTATTCAGAAGGTGTGCTGGAAGCAGCTCATTGCAAGAAGACGACTCCGAAGTTCGAACGTGCCAAAAGTATGACGTTCGGTGATCGTGAGTTGGTTTATATATCGGGTACGGCTGCCATTCGTGGCGAAGAAAGCCTGATAGGAGTGGGGCTGGATCGTCAGCTTCATATCACGATGGAGAATATAGCGGAGCTGATAGGTGAAGCAAAGCTTAAAATGCTCCGGGTCTATCTGAAAGATAAGTCTTTCTATGAAGAGTCAGAAAGACTTTTAAATGCATACGGGTTGAATATCCCCATATCTTATATGTGGGCTGATGTTTGCCGGGATGAATTATTAATAGAGATTGAGGGAATAGCAGTGTTGTAA